The following nucleotide sequence is from bacterium.
ATGACAATGGCCGGATAGCCATAAAGCGCTCTGGCCGCTATTACATTGGCCAGTCGGTCCGAGCCAAGTTGGGAAGGGTCATCGTAACCCAGCTTTAGTCCTGCGTCTAAGGAGGGATTCACCACGGTAGCGGCTATCCCGAGGCAGTCTTTTATTAACCGAACAAAGACAGGGGTCAGTTGAGGGACCACTGAAGAGATGACCGCCTGGCGAATGGCGGATGGCGCCCTCACTTCGTGGGTACCCGGGATGGCGGACTGTTTCGGGCTTCGAGTTGGGCCGGGGGGGATTTCTTTCGAGGCGACTATTCGCTTGATCTCATCTTGAAACCGGCTTTTATATTCTTCTTCGATTTTATCAGAAAGAGTGGGGAGATGAAAATGGCCCTGAAGCTGACTTTCCTTGTATATCCCCATACTGATGCGACTATTGCCGATATCAACCACTATCACCATAGTTATTTAAATTACTGTAACCGTTCATCACATGATGCTGGATGCTCGATGCTCGATCCTCGATGCTCGATGTTGGATGCTCGATGCTCGATGCTAGATGTTCGATGCTCGATGCTCGATCCTCGATCCTCGATGCTCGATGTTGGATGCTCGATGCTGGTAAAGGATTCAGTGTCCAGTATCGAGTATGGAGGATCGAGGATCGAGGATCGAGCATCGAGGATCGAGGTTGTGTCTTTGTGCCTTTAAGGACACGAGGTAATTATCTATCTCCCGGACAAATTCCCTGAGGTCTGCCTTGTGGGCGGCGGTCTGATGATAAAGTTGGGCCTCGTCAATAATCCAGTATCGATGAATCAGGCTGTTTCGCAGGTTAGCCAGCCGCCTAAGTTTGTTAGTAAGGGACAAAGAGATGAGGCCTTCCTGGCCCGCCTTTACCAGACAGTCCACATAACCCTCACAAGCTATTCCCTTTGTCTTGGCCAAGATATGCTGACAGGTATCCACCATGGCTTCCACGGCTTCTATCAGGAGATATTTGAGTGCCTGGCTGTTTCTGGAATCGGCTAAAAATACCGCTTCCGCCTGCTTGACCAGACCCTCCATCTGATCAGATACACTGATGATGTCCAGCTTATTCTTACTGATTCTATCCTGGTCTATCATCATCACATAGCCATCTCTCTCAAGTGAGAGTAATCAATGTATCTCTTTCCCACATCCTGGATAAAGTCGGTCCGTTTCTCCTCGTCCCGGCTAAAGAGAAGTTTTCTTTCTCGTAAGACGGCCATCTGCAAAGCCACCGGCGCTTTATTTATAATCCTGACTTCGGCTGGATAGCCTGTAACACTTGTCATCTCATAAGATAGGTCTGACTCCA
It contains:
- a CDS encoding type III pantothenate kinase; its protein translation is MGIYKESQLQGHFHLPTLSDKIEEEYKSRFQDEIKRIVASKEIPPGPTRSPKQSAIPGTHEVRAPSAIRQAVISSVVPQLTPVFVRLIKDCLGIAATVVNPSLDAGLKLGYDDPSQLGSDRLANVIAARALYGYPAIVIDLGTAITFDCLSPKGEYLGGIIMPGPGLSAVGLSNQSDLLPLVDIAKPEAIIGKNTADCIRSGIFYGTIAQIEGIVRRLKSEIGGEPKIIVTGGWSALFAPELEGRPEINPSLTLEGLRIIGERGQ
- a CDS encoding DUF86 domain-containing protein, which produces MMIDQDRISKNKLDIISVSDQMEGLVKQAEAVFLADSRNSQALKYLLIEAVEAMVDTCQHILAKTKGIACEGYVDCLVKAGQEGLISLSLTNKLRRLANLRNSLIHRYWIIDEAQLYHQTAAHKADLREFVREIDNYLVSLKAQRHNLDPRCSILDPRSSILDTGH
- a CDS encoding nucleotidyltransferase domain-containing protein produces the protein MLEDRFRKPNFLSLAEREKIVEKIKDYLSQKEKIVFASLYGSFVRDEPFRDIDIALLIKEPIQDCLGLESDLSYEMTSVTGYPAEVRIINKAPVALQMAVLRERKLLFSRDEEKRTDFIQDVGKRYIDYSHLREMAM